One Bacteroidota bacterium genomic window carries:
- a CDS encoding Stp1/IreP family PP2C-type Ser/Thr phosphatase codes for MADKIKLEFGNRSDVGQVRKANEDYFGYYSGVFGELFIVCDGMGGYKGGKVASTTAVEAIKKHFEGVKPGADLRMELFNSLKLADKEITIKAEEDPELGRMGSTAVVVLINNNHLYFAHIGDSRIYRIREDEIERLTRDHSLVQEMVDSNIITEEQAEHHPQKNVILRSLGPNGNSEPQVDPRDEVLFKDDIIVLCSDGLTGHVEDREIRDIVLKNPPIEACNKLVNLANDRGGKDNITVQVIKVAEGKRKAASLKDKAKLTQAGIIAGVALLVLILWYVLSNFNQKVVIPESNEVVNTAKDTTQVKKTDDTSNQSKKKQDADKTGNTDTKQGNGN; via the coding sequence ATGGCAGATAAAATTAAACTCGAGTTTGGGAACAGATCTGATGTTGGTCAGGTAAGGAAGGCGAATGAGGACTATTTCGGCTACTACAGCGGTGTGTTTGGCGAACTCTTCATTGTTTGTGATGGAATGGGCGGGTATAAAGGAGGCAAAGTGGCTTCCACTACCGCAGTTGAAGCCATCAAGAAACACTTCGAGGGAGTGAAACCGGGAGCCGACCTGAGAATGGAGCTCTTCAATTCCTTAAAGCTTGCTGACAAAGAGATAACCATTAAGGCGGAAGAAGATCCCGAACTCGGAAGAATGGGCTCGACTGCTGTGGTTGTGCTTATTAACAACAATCACCTCTACTTTGCCCACATCGGAGACAGCAGAATTTACCGTATCCGTGAAGATGAGATAGAGAGACTGACACGGGATCACTCCCTCGTTCAGGAGATGGTTGACAGCAACATTATCACCGAGGAGCAGGCTGAACATCACCCGCAAAAAAATGTGATTCTTCGCTCTCTTGGTCCCAATGGCAACTCTGAACCACAGGTCGACCCCAGAGATGAGGTTTTATTCAAGGATGATATTATTGTCCTCTGTTCGGATGGACTGACAGGTCATGTGGAAGACAGGGAGATCAGGGACATTGTTCTTAAGAATCCTCCCATCGAAGCATGTAACAAACTCGTGAATCTTGCCAACGACCGGGGTGGCAAGGACAACATAACCGTCCAGGTTATCAAAGTCGCCGAAGGGAAAAGGAAAGCTGCAAGTCTGAAGGACAAAGCAAAACTGACGCAGGCAGGTATAATTGCAGGTGTTGCACTTCTGGTTCTGATTCTGTGGTATGTCTTAAGCAACTTTAATCAGAAAGTTGTGATTCCCGAATCAAATGAAGTCGTAAACACGGCAAAAGACACCACTCAGGTGAAAAAAACCGACGACACTTCAAATCAGTCAAAAAAGAAGCAGGACGCGGATAAGACTGGAAATACCGATACTAAGCAAGGCAATGGAAACTAA
- a CDS encoding serine/threonine protein kinase, protein MFTENQIIKDEYRIIRKIGEGGMGTVYLAEDIHMQQEVAIKLLHPALTTDPEIVERFKTEAKAQYKLTHPYIVKLTRLVQYGDDYFIVMEYVDGMTLKEMLRKTGLLPEDRALPIFHKILRGLAYAHSQGIIHRDIKPGNIIIDGKSGNPKITDFGIAKILGDKGMTQTGTKLGTVYYMSPEQIKNPKAVDQRTDVYSLGVTLYEMLTGNLPYNTGLDSEYDLMNEIVNTPIKNPLDYYPHISPGVVKMIYHMTAKDKSTRYGHCEEYIDFHLRNANEEKQTPSQKVSSGSASFLLLLALTAVVVLLFIFGNDLTKMIKGGKIVKDTVTVNKDSIDKVEFDKLQREKEKMRRDKEAKAKKDSIDAAKADTVKKKKPAVDEETIPPDSTQN, encoded by the coding sequence ATGTTCACAGAAAACCAGATTATAAAAGACGAATACAGAATAATCCGTAAAATCGGTGAAGGCGGAATGGGTACAGTATATCTTGCCGAGGATATCCACATGCAGCAGGAAGTGGCAATTAAACTGCTGCATCCGGCACTTACCACTGATCCGGAAATCGTCGAGAGGTTTAAAACCGAAGCCAAGGCACAGTATAAGCTGACACATCCGTATATCGTCAAACTTACCCGGCTGGTTCAGTATGGCGATGACTATTTCATTGTAATGGAATATGTTGACGGCATGACTCTTAAAGAGATGCTCCGGAAAACGGGGCTGCTTCCGGAAGACAGGGCACTGCCGATATTTCATAAAATCCTTCGCGGTCTTGCTTATGCCCACTCGCAGGGGATAATCCACCGTGACATAAAACCCGGAAATATCATCATTGATGGTAAAAGCGGTAACCCGAAGATTACCGATTTTGGAATAGCGAAGATTCTTGGTGACAAAGGGATGACGCAAACAGGGACGAAACTCGGAACTGTTTATTACATGTCTCCCGAACAGATAAAGAACCCGAAGGCGGTCGATCAAAGAACTGATGTCTATTCGCTTGGTGTGACTCTCTATGAAATGTTAACGGGGAACCTCCCCTATAACACGGGGCTTGATTCAGAGTATGATCTGATGAACGAGATCGTTAATACACCTATAAAAAATCCTCTCGACTACTATCCGCATATCTCCCCCGGTGTGGTAAAAATGATTTATCACATGACCGCAAAGGACAAGTCAACAAGATACGGACATTGTGAGGAGTATATCGATTTCCATCTTCGAAATGCAAATGAAGAAAAGCAAACTCCGTCACAGAAGGTATCCAGTGGCTCCGCTTCATTCCTCCTTTTGCTTGCCCTGACAGCGGTTGTGGTTCTCCTCTTTATTTTTGGTAACGATCTTACCAAAATGATCAAAGGAGGTAAGATAGTGAAGGATACCGTTACGGTAAACAAGGACTCAATTGACAAGGTTGAGTTTGACAAACTGCAACGGGAAAAAGAGAAAATGAGAAGAGACAAGGAAGCGAAAGCCAAAAAAGATTCCATAGATGCCGCAAAGGCTGATACCGTGAAGAAGAAAAAACCGGCAGTCGATGAGGAGACAATTCCCCCCGACTCAACCCAAAATTGA
- a CDS encoding S46 family peptidase: MFKRSLALLFTLAFLFQSINAQYSFNPDTVKAGKYDTGKMWTFEFPPYQYLKEKYGFEAAKEWFDDVRLSALRIPGCTASFVSEDGLVMTNNHCARGVQRQVQKEGEDLAKTGFYAATLEEERKIPNYVAEQLVFLQDVTEQITAEINKGKDLKEKISIREKMMKETKAKYEKETGLKCDVTTYYNGSLFFVQGFKVFKDVRLVFQPEEGIGYFGGDPDNFTFPRYNLDCTFYRVYDENGKPVKSKNFFKWSENGAAEGELVFTVGNPGSTNRLRTVAQLEYLRDIQYRNSSFLMNTLYFKLDELKKTNPSKAEEYENLRLAFSNGWKSITHTYKALCDPYLIARKKDFEKKALEFVNSDPALKATYGDVWKSIATTRAEMKEIDTKLAAFSVNNTYSARHWVIAYELVRFAREMQLPEEKRDTNLQSKRYKDMIGNIFPKNFDPVLEAAKLVINLDFMDLNLGKSNNLVAKIFNGKNSEEAAKALLAKTLFKDKETVKSFFAMKPEEILALDDPFIKHFAENYDLIKQLREIQKEVNDTENITFGLVGQILYKMYGTSISPDANRTLRISDGLMEGYNYNGTVAPVKTTFFGLYDRFFSFNKQYPFSLPERWADIPKDLDLSTQFNFVSTNDIVGGNSGSAIINKNAEVIGLAFDGNIESLVGNFIYLPEENRTVGVDSKGMYEAIRKVYKANKLADELKNGKLD; this comes from the coding sequence ATGTTCAAAAGATCTCTTGCACTGTTATTCACACTGGCATTTCTGTTTCAAAGCATAAATGCGCAATATTCATTCAATCCTGATACCGTAAAAGCCGGGAAATATGACACCGGCAAAATGTGGACATTTGAGTTCCCGCCGTATCAGTACCTGAAAGAAAAATATGGTTTCGAAGCGGCGAAGGAATGGTTTGATGATGTCCGTCTCTCCGCTCTCAGAATTCCGGGATGTACCGCATCCTTTGTCTCCGAAGATGGTCTTGTAATGACCAACAACCACTGTGCAAGGGGAGTACAAAGACAGGTACAAAAGGAGGGAGAAGACCTCGCAAAAACCGGATTCTATGCCGCAACTCTCGAGGAAGAAAGAAAAATCCCAAACTATGTGGCTGAGCAACTGGTCTTCCTTCAGGATGTAACCGAACAGATTACCGCCGAAATCAACAAAGGAAAGGATCTGAAAGAGAAAATTTCGATCCGTGAAAAAATGATGAAAGAGACCAAAGCAAAATACGAGAAGGAAACAGGACTTAAATGCGATGTTACCACCTACTATAACGGCAGTCTCTTTTTCGTTCAGGGCTTTAAAGTATTTAAAGATGTGCGGCTTGTCTTCCAGCCGGAGGAAGGGATTGGCTACTTTGGCGGAGATCCTGACAATTTCACCTTTCCAAGATACAACCTCGACTGCACTTTCTACAGAGTCTATGATGAAAACGGTAAACCCGTAAAAAGCAAAAACTTCTTCAAATGGAGCGAAAACGGCGCTGCCGAAGGTGAACTGGTTTTTACAGTCGGTAATCCCGGTTCAACCAACCGTCTCAGAACTGTTGCCCAGCTCGAATATCTGAGAGATATCCAGTACAGAAACAGTTCCTTCCTGATGAATACTCTCTATTTCAAACTGGATGAGCTGAAGAAAACCAACCCTTCAAAAGCTGAAGAGTATGAGAATCTCAGACTTGCTTTCTCCAACGGCTGGAAAAGTATAACCCATACTTACAAGGCTTTGTGCGACCCTTACCTGATTGCAAGAAAAAAGGATTTTGAGAAAAAAGCCCTTGAGTTTGTAAATTCCGACCCCGCTCTCAAAGCAACCTACGGTGATGTGTGGAAGAGTATTGCGACAACCCGTGCTGAAATGAAGGAAATTGATACAAAGCTGGCTGCTTTCTCCGTGAACAACACCTATTCAGCCCGTCACTGGGTTATTGCGTATGAACTTGTGAGATTCGCCCGCGAGATGCAGCTCCCCGAAGAAAAAAGGGATACAAACCTGCAATCGAAACGGTATAAGGATATGATTGGCAATATCTTCCCGAAAAACTTCGATCCTGTGCTCGAGGCAGCAAAACTCGTAATAAACCTCGACTTTATGGACCTGAATCTCGGTAAAAGCAATAATCTTGTTGCTAAAATATTCAACGGGAAAAATTCCGAAGAAGCCGCAAAAGCTCTTCTTGCAAAGACTCTCTTTAAGGATAAAGAAACTGTAAAGTCATTTTTCGCCATGAAACCGGAAGAAATTCTGGCTCTTGACGACCCATTTATAAAACATTTTGCCGAAAACTACGACCTGATTAAACAATTACGCGAAATACAGAAAGAAGTGAACGATACCGAAAACATCACTTTTGGTCTCGTTGGTCAGATTCTTTATAAAATGTACGGAACCTCCATCTCCCCTGATGCCAACAGAACACTCAGAATTAGCGATGGATTAATGGAAGGATACAACTACAACGGAACTGTTGCTCCCGTGAAAACAACATTTTTCGGACTTTATGACAGATTCTTCAGCTTCAACAAACAGTATCCGTTTTCACTCCCTGAAAGATGGGCTGATATTCCAAAAGACCTCGACCTCTCCACACAATTCAACTTTGTCTCAACCAATGACATAGTTGGCGGCAACTCGGGAAGTGCGATTATCAACAAAAATGCCGAAGTAATCGGGCTCGCCTTCGATGGAAACATTGAAAGTCTTGTTGGTAATTTCATTTATCTCCCCGAAGAAAACAGAACTGTCGGAGTCGATTCAAAAGGAATGTATGAAGCAATCCGTAAAGTTTACAAAGCCAACAAACTGGCAGATGAACTCAAAAACGGAAAACTTGATTAA
- a CDS encoding VWA domain-containing protein — protein MKKVIHSAFTRALFSNLLFAILLLSAPFQADGQGLNARYIKSNTKEFPRNTLTSLLVYDNYGVAVKGLDKGNFTAFLDGKEGKINSVSTLAATGKGIYTVLCFDISGSMKGKPIEDSKAAVLRFINELGDKDYLAIYSYGEDANLVADFSNDKGYLTEQVKKLSAKDPHTSLFYGANKGLEKLRDKAKADEPVNLIVIGDGNNDSPNGAYSIDDVIAKAKEIGVPVFTFGYTSADRISLQNLEKIGNETGGRYYESPGKEQLDENFRKMRDNIMNIYILSYSVFDLEGKGQDVNGVFTAKKDQLKSEVSGKVNLPPSKAAAKPEDTTEFPLLYVLIGAGVLLLVGGIVLIVTSSNKKKRQEVERRRRQEEEAEAARLALQREKEEFEKAKSPVETPARPVSTSGKTVVDEPFAPTVTEQGDAGRTVIVRPGQGSGSVSTLFLDVKVGELAGQQFTVTKSGAIIGRSQADATLVLPVSTVSKRHAKISWNNAGFVIEDLNSSNGVFVNMNRITGPVLISDGNSFKIGGCEGHFRIK, from the coding sequence ATGAAAAAAGTAATTCATTCTGCGTTTACAAGGGCATTGTTTTCAAATCTGCTGTTTGCCATTCTTCTTCTTTCGGCACCATTTCAGGCAGATGGACAGGGATTGAATGCAAGATACATCAAGAGTAACACAAAGGAATTTCCGAGGAATACCCTCACTTCCCTGCTCGTGTACGACAATTATGGAGTAGCAGTAAAGGGGCTCGACAAGGGTAACTTTACAGCCTTCCTCGACGGGAAAGAAGGAAAAATCAACTCGGTTTCCACTCTTGCAGCCACCGGAAAAGGGATATACACAGTCCTCTGTTTCGATATTTCAGGTTCGATGAAGGGGAAGCCGATCGAAGATTCGAAGGCTGCGGTTCTCCGGTTTATTAATGAACTTGGCGACAAGGATTACCTTGCCATCTACAGTTACGGAGAAGATGCAAATCTTGTAGCAGACTTCAGCAACGACAAGGGTTATCTCACCGAACAGGTGAAAAAACTTTCTGCGAAAGACCCCCATACCTCGCTTTTCTATGGAGCCAACAAAGGACTTGAGAAACTTCGTGACAAAGCAAAAGCCGATGAACCGGTAAACCTTATAGTCATCGGTGACGGCAACAACGACAGTCCCAACGGCGCCTACTCGATTGATGATGTGATCGCAAAAGCCAAGGAAATTGGTGTCCCCGTTTTCACATTTGGGTACACTTCCGCTGACAGAATTTCCCTTCAGAACCTTGAGAAAATTGGAAATGAGACCGGTGGCAGATATTATGAATCGCCCGGGAAGGAACAGCTCGACGAGAATTTCAGAAAGATGCGTGACAACATCATGAACATCTACATCCTTTCCTACTCGGTCTTTGATCTTGAAGGAAAAGGTCAGGATGTGAATGGAGTTTTTACTGCAAAAAAAGATCAGTTGAAAAGTGAAGTAAGCGGAAAGGTGAATCTCCCTCCTTCCAAAGCTGCCGCAAAACCGGAGGATACCACAGAATTCCCGCTCCTGTATGTGCTGATTGGTGCCGGGGTGCTCCTCCTTGTTGGTGGAATTGTGCTCATTGTAACAAGTTCGAACAAGAAAAAAAGGCAGGAAGTTGAAAGACGCCGCCGTCAGGAAGAGGAAGCCGAAGCTGCCAGACTCGCTTTACAAAGGGAAAAGGAAGAGTTCGAAAAGGCTAAATCACCCGTCGAGACTCCTGCCCGTCCCGTTTCAACATCGGGGAAAACCGTGGTGGATGAACCGTTTGCACCGACTGTAACCGAACAGGGTGATGCCGGCAGAACTGTGATAGTAAGACCCGGTCAGGGATCGGGAAGTGTTTCCACCCTCTTTCTGGATGTGAAGGTCGGGGAACTCGCCGGACAACAGTTCACAGTCACAAAATCGGGAGCCATTATCGGCAGATCTCAGGCGGATGCCACACTGGTGCTGCCCGTATCAACCGTGTCAAAAAGACATGCAAAAATTTCCTGGAACAATGCCGGCTTCGTAATAGAAGACCTTAATTCATCCAACGGTGTATTTGTAAATATGAACAGGATAACAGGACCAGTGCTGATATCGGATGGAAATTCATTTAAGATTGGTGGCTGCGAAGGTCACTTCAGAATAAAATAG
- the gatD gene encoding Glu-tRNA(Gln) amidotransferase subunit GatD has translation MATDNDYKGYRGEALATLQKFSAMIWSDIEVLTSDGTYYGRVLPRSETADDKHIVIKLVSGYNIGIAASRVLDIKVTGRKEAHYKIPEKEFPYDPRKPRVKLLGTGGTIASRLDYRTGAVIPAFSPGELYGSVPELADICNLETEKLYGVFSENMGPEQWIGTAEAIGREIEKGVQGIVIGHGTDTMHHTAAILSFMVQNSPVPIVMVGSQRSSDRPSSDAALNLMHSVKTAAESDIAEVLVCMFGPTSDDYGLLHRGTRVRKMHSSYRSTFRTIGDIPIAMVSRETITPLRQDYKRRRHDKNVIINTAFEEKVGIVYYYPNMKPDIIDSLIDNGYRGIVIAGTGLGHVNKPLYPALKRAKEKNVAVYMTVQTLWGYVQMYVYDTGRDMMELGVVPCANMLPEVAYMKLGWALGQTEDLEVVKKIMLTPVNGEITEREPSNGYLILQGGIPEVEEFISKYRK, from the coding sequence ATGGCAACTGATAATGATTATAAAGGTTACAGAGGCGAAGCGCTTGCAACACTTCAGAAGTTTTCTGCGATGATATGGAGTGATATAGAAGTGCTCACATCAGATGGAACATATTACGGAAGAGTACTTCCCCGTTCCGAAACAGCAGATGACAAACACATTGTGATAAAGCTTGTTTCTGGTTACAACATCGGAATTGCTGCTTCAAGGGTGCTTGATATAAAAGTAACCGGCAGGAAGGAAGCTCATTACAAAATTCCCGAAAAAGAATTTCCCTATGACCCCCGGAAGCCGAGAGTAAAACTGCTCGGAACGGGAGGTACCATCGCAAGTCGCCTCGACTACAGAACGGGTGCCGTGATTCCGGCATTTTCTCCGGGGGAACTCTACGGATCCGTCCCTGAGCTTGCAGATATATGCAATCTCGAAACGGAAAAGCTTTACGGTGTTTTCAGTGAAAACATGGGACCTGAACAATGGATCGGAACTGCCGAAGCCATCGGGCGTGAAATCGAAAAGGGTGTTCAGGGTATCGTAATCGGCCACGGTACAGATACCATGCACCACACGGCAGCCATCCTTTCATTCATGGTTCAGAATTCTCCTGTCCCAATCGTCATGGTGGGTTCTCAGAGATCGAGTGACAGACCATCTTCCGATGCAGCTTTAAACCTTATGCACAGCGTGAAGACTGCTGCCGAAAGTGATATAGCAGAAGTGCTTGTCTGCATGTTCGGACCCACTTCCGATGATTACGGTCTGCTTCACCGCGGTACCAGAGTCAGGAAAATGCACTCAAGCTACAGATCCACATTCCGGACAATCGGTGACATTCCCATTGCAATGGTGAGCCGGGAAACGATCACACCTCTTCGGCAGGATTATAAAAGACGAAGGCACGATAAAAATGTGATTATTAATACTGCGTTCGAAGAGAAAGTGGGAATCGTTTATTACTATCCCAACATGAAACCCGACATTATTGATTCTCTGATCGACAACGGGTACCGTGGAATAGTAATTGCGGGAACGGGACTTGGACATGTTAACAAACCTCTTTACCCTGCGTTAAAAAGAGCGAAAGAAAAAAATGTGGCTGTTTACATGACAGTTCAGACCCTTTGGGGCTATGTGCAGATGTATGTTTATGACACAGGCAGGGATATGATGGAACTCGGAGTGGTGCCTTGTGCGAACATGCTGCCTGAAGTGGCGTACATGAAACTCGGTTGGGCACTCGGTCAGACTGAGGACCTCGAGGTGGTGAAAAAGATAATGCTCACCCCCGTAAACGGTGAAATCACAGAGCGGGAACCGAGCAACGGGTATCTTATCCTGCAGGGTGGAATCCCCGAGGTCGAGGAGTTTATTTCGAAATATAGAAAATGA
- a CDS encoding FHA domain-containing protein — MKTEFRTCANGHQYSGDYCPYCPAEDRLSGVPTVVEERPAPLSEDRTVIEKGGPSVSAYQSPASYPSPGDRTEIVTPAKQPLPGQPMLAPLGSEKVNPAGRKIVGFLVSYDIDPLGMVYNLYEGRNLIGRIHPASVLIPNSSVSDKHALILYRDEKFYLADELSTNGTFVNGEMIEEKVKLADRDEVKFGEIKTRFIII, encoded by the coding sequence TTGAAAACAGAATTCAGAACATGCGCAAACGGTCATCAATATTCAGGTGACTACTGTCCTTATTGTCCGGCAGAAGACCGGTTAAGCGGAGTCCCCACGGTAGTGGAAGAGAGACCGGCACCATTGTCAGAAGACAGAACTGTTATCGAGAAAGGCGGCCCTTCTGTTTCAGCCTACCAGTCACCTGCGTCATACCCTTCACCAGGAGACAGAACCGAAATCGTAACCCCCGCGAAGCAACCATTACCCGGTCAGCCGATGCTCGCACCACTCGGCAGCGAGAAGGTGAATCCGGCAGGAAGAAAAATAGTCGGTTTTCTCGTCAGTTACGATATCGACCCTCTCGGAATGGTTTACAATCTTTATGAAGGAAGAAATCTCATAGGCAGAATTCATCCGGCATCAGTTCTCATTCCAAACTCGAGTGTGAGCGACAAACACGCCCTGATACTCTACAGAGACGAAAAATTTTATCTTGCTGATGAGCTATCGACTAACGGAACTTTTGTAAATGGTGAAATGATCGAGGAAAAAGTGAAGCTCGCTGACCGTGACGAGGTGAAATTTGGAGAAATAAAAACAAGATTCATCATTATTTAG
- a CDS encoding CoA-binding protein, whose protein sequence is MNQTIEKFISKRSFALAGVSKDSRKFGNAILKELAGRGFTVYPVHPSLDSVEGVKCYRSLDLVVEFTQSLIVCVKPDNAVFVVKEAAAAGFRSVWLQQGCGTVEVKAAAEKAGLEVVAGKCILMYTEPVGGLHKFHRGIVRLFGKY, encoded by the coding sequence ATGAATCAGACGATAGAAAAATTTATTTCAAAAAGATCATTTGCCCTTGCAGGAGTGTCGAAAGATTCCCGGAAATTCGGAAATGCCATACTTAAAGAACTAGCAGGCAGAGGCTTTACGGTTTATCCTGTTCATCCATCACTTGACAGTGTTGAAGGGGTGAAGTGTTACAGAAGTCTCGATCTCGTGGTCGAATTCACACAGTCTTTGATAGTGTGTGTAAAACCCGATAATGCTGTCTTTGTAGTAAAGGAAGCTGCGGCTGCAGGATTCAGATCGGTCTGGTTGCAGCAGGGTTGCGGAACAGTGGAAGTGAAGGCTGCAGCAGAAAAAGCCGGTCTCGAGGTTGTCGCCGGAAAGTGCATCCTCATGTACACTGAACCCGTTGGTGGATTACACAAATTTCACAGAGGTATAGTCAGGCTTTTCGGGAAATATTGA
- a CDS encoding bifunctional serine/threonine-protein kinase/formylglycine-generating enzyme family protein encodes MGKIVHTYELLEQLGQGGMGVVYKARHIHFNEIYALKRLWEQYSKDPAALKLFLNEGVTLRGLSHKNIVRVYDLFSVSEDYYIVMEYIQGRTLSEIIKRETGPIYRERAIKLFKQMLEGISYIHSRHEPIIHRDIKPLNVLVTADDTVKITDFGIAKALEGGGGHASTVVKGTPVYMSPEQIISPSTIDIRTDVYSLGMTFYEMLCGHTPFESSKDTTPTSVYATIMTGKVPPPTHFYPGISDALSDFVMNAIDKEREYRFPSANEMLKELERLERSGETVYQEIPKFVPPKVSEVEYQRQPKPEPKKPESEPETKPKTESVHSKSRETSAANSKQSLTSNENRYYWIWFVVMAVTAVALYILPSLLVRKVPTLPAVADSVAVEISAPATKAATTDTAISVKHLNEMIVVEGGVFQMGSNDGQSDEKPVHFVTVGSFQIGKYEVTQELWESVMGSNPSNFKGKRKPVEQASWYDAVQFCNKLSETEGLQKAYAGSGENIICDFNANGYRLPTEAEWEYAARGGNKSKGYTYIGSNNADEVAWYRDNTGRETHTVGGKQPNELGINDMSGNVGEWCWDWYSKYTSSSQTNPKGANSGSGRVSRGGSWCYEPEYCRVACRFFSAPMYGGTFIGFRLARTK; translated from the coding sequence ATGGGAAAAATCGTTCACACATACGAGTTATTGGAGCAGTTGGGGCAGGGTGGAATGGGTGTGGTTTACAAAGCCAGACACATCCATTTCAACGAGATTTATGCGTTAAAGAGACTTTGGGAGCAGTACAGTAAAGACCCTGCAGCATTAAAGCTGTTCCTGAATGAAGGTGTGACATTGAGGGGTCTGTCCCACAAGAACATCGTCAGAGTTTACGACTTGTTCAGCGTGAGTGAAGACTACTACATAGTCATGGAATACATTCAGGGAAGAACCTTGAGTGAAATCATAAAGCGGGAAACCGGTCCGATATACCGTGAGAGAGCCATCAAGTTATTTAAGCAGATGCTTGAGGGCATATCCTACATCCACAGCCGGCATGAACCGATAATCCACCGCGATATAAAGCCCTTGAATGTTTTGGTGACAGCTGATGATACGGTAAAGATAACCGATTTTGGAATAGCGAAGGCTTTGGAAGGAGGCGGAGGGCATGCCAGCACTGTGGTGAAGGGAACCCCTGTGTATATGAGTCCCGAACAGATAATATCCCCCTCCACAATAGATATCCGTACAGATGTATATTCACTTGGAATGACCTTCTATGAGATGCTGTGCGGTCACACCCCGTTTGAATCAAGTAAAGATACGACACCCACCTCTGTTTACGCAACAATAATGACAGGGAAAGTACCTCCTCCGACACATTTTTACCCCGGCATCTCAGATGCCCTGTCAGATTTTGTAATGAATGCGATCGATAAGGAGAGAGAATACCGTTTCCCAAGTGCAAATGAAATGCTCAAAGAACTCGAGAGACTTGAAAGAAGTGGTGAGACAGTTTATCAGGAAATACCGAAATTTGTTCCGCCGAAGGTGAGTGAAGTGGAATATCAAAGACAGCCTAAACCCGAACCTAAAAAACCTGAATCTGAACCTGAAACAAAACCAAAAACAGAATCAGTACATTCAAAATCCAGGGAAACATCCGCTGCAAATTCAAAACAAAGTTTAACTTCGAACGAAAACCGATATTATTGGATATGGTTTGTCGTTATGGCGGTTACTGCAGTAGCATTATATATTTTGCCGTCATTGCTCGTGAGAAAAGTGCCAACACTACCCGCAGTCGCAGATTCTGTCGCAGTTGAGATATCTGCACCAGCCACTAAAGCCGCAACCACTGACACTGCAATATCTGTAAAACATTTAAATGAAATGATTGTCGTTGAAGGTGGCGTTTTTCAGATGGGAAGTAATGACGGACAATCGGATGAGAAGCCGGTACATTTTGTTACGGTAGGAAGCTTTCAGATTGGGAAATATGAAGTTACACAGGAATTATGGGAGAGTGTGATGGGGAGTAATCCCTCAAATTTCAAGGGGAAGAGAAAACCGGTTGAACAGGCTTCCTGGTACGATGCAGTTCAGTTCTGCAACAAATTGAGTGAGACGGAGGGATTACAGAAGGCATACGCGGGAAGCGGAGAAAATATAATCTGCGACTTCAATGCAAACGGATACAGACTACCAACAGAAGCAGAGTGGGAATATGCAGCAAGAGGAGGAAACAAGAGCAAAGGATATACATACATCGGGAGCAACAACGCAGACGAAGTGGCTTGGTATAGAGATAACACAGGAAGAGAGACCCATACCGTTGGCGGGAAGCAACCTAACGAACTGGGGATAAATGACATGAGTGGAAATGTAGGGGAATGGTGTTGGGACTGGTACTCAAAATACACATCCTCAAGTCAGACGAACCCCAAGGGAGCTAATTCGGGGTCCGGTCGTGTGAGTCGTGGTGGCAGTTGGTGCTACGAGCCGGAATATTGTCGCGTTGCCTGCCGTTTTTTCAGCGCGCCTATGTATGGGGGCACCTTTATCGGATTCCGTTTGGCGAGAACAAAATAG